The Flammeovirgaceae bacterium genome contains a region encoding:
- a CDS encoding cytochrome c yields the protein MEKSIFALATLLALATCTPEKPKFEEGEKKKSSAVEEVVDPAKGIGQVKSVTLYNPLDEERIKRGKDIYEMKCQACHRLDDQRVVGPGWKGVTKIRKPEWIMNMITNVDVMLDQDPEAQKLLELCLTRMPNQNVSIGDARDILEFMRQNDGEK from the coding sequence ATGGAAAAATCAATTTTCGCATTAGCCACGCTGCTGGCGCTGGCCACATGTACTCCTGAAAAACCAAAATTTGAGGAAGGGGAGAAGAAGAAAAGCAGTGCCGTTGAAGAGGTAGTTGATCCTGCCAAAGGCATCGGCCAGGTAAAGAGTGTAACCCTCTACAATCCCCTGGACGAAGAACGCATTAAACGCGGAAAAGATATTTATGAGATGAAATGCCAGGCCTGCCACCGGTTAGACGACCAGCGTGTGGTTGGCCCCGGATGGAAGGGGGTAACGAAAATTCGGAAACCGGAGTGGATCATGAACATGATTACCAATGTGGATGTGATGCTTGATCAGGATCCGGAAGCTCAAAAGTTACTTGAACTTTGCTTAACCCGCATGCCTAATCAGAATGTTTCTATTGGCGATGCGCGGGACATCCTGGAGTTTATGCGGCAAAATGATGGCGAGAAGTAA
- a CDS encoding GAF domain-containing protein translates to MHLSAFKFQSTKITLAAIVAINALTTANLIAELTIDLETTTTGVMVLFWAVSVGMLLIYLKWPNWSVIPGIITSFAYLLLELIFFTNAKSFHTINFWLVFVPIAALILQGVRASLIWAFIVLATFLFNAYRIEYLFEGRYDIVVRKEPFLITHYIFFFGILASVYLLHKLLGDAYENMRKKNEELDRLRQNLTEKKQRLENYQQSIIALNRDEALIEDDIQAINHIVCTAAKKQLSVSRVSIWVLNGTMLERKCLQETSGATDAIVTLHTNDYPAYFNALHNKPVIMADDATVHEDTREFAEGYLKPLHIVSMMDCPIKIGGKTIGVICCEQQQTQRHWQPEDALFVQSLADIMAMCHQNERIKNLLRQIRHQNHELIEKTNSIETMNEELTSLNEELISLNDQLTGTNERLELAVKKRTEELESQNKQLTEYAFINSHLLRAPLARLLGISHLVAMEVSTVKDKELLEALQVSARELDEIVKKISELLYAGHPMSREDINAIVDKNFAKLN, encoded by the coding sequence ATGCACCTAAGTGCGTTTAAATTTCAAAGCACTAAAATCACGCTGGCGGCTATTGTGGCTATAAATGCGCTTACTACCGCCAACCTGATTGCCGAACTGACCATCGACCTGGAAACTACTACCACAGGTGTAATGGTCTTGTTTTGGGCCGTTAGTGTGGGAATGTTACTGATTTACCTGAAGTGGCCCAATTGGTCAGTTATTCCCGGTATAATTACATCTTTCGCTTACCTGCTGCTGGAACTTATTTTTTTCACCAATGCAAAAAGCTTTCATACCATTAACTTCTGGCTCGTTTTTGTACCCATTGCCGCCCTTATTCTTCAAGGTGTTCGCGCATCACTTATTTGGGCATTTATTGTGCTGGCCACTTTCCTGTTCAATGCCTACCGGATTGAATATCTTTTTGAAGGCCGTTATGACATCGTGGTACGAAAGGAGCCCTTTCTCATTACGCATTATATTTTCTTCTTCGGGATACTGGCTTCCGTGTATTTACTCCACAAACTACTTGGAGATGCCTATGAGAATATGCGTAAAAAAAATGAAGAACTTGACCGGCTGCGACAGAATCTCACTGAAAAAAAACAACGCCTGGAGAATTATCAACAATCGATTATAGCGCTAAACCGCGATGAAGCTTTGATTGAAGATGACATCCAGGCCATTAACCATATCGTTTGTACGGCTGCAAAAAAGCAGCTATCCGTGAGCCGCGTAAGTATTTGGGTATTGAATGGTACTATGCTGGAAAGAAAGTGCCTGCAGGAAACCTCTGGTGCTACCGATGCCATTGTTACCCTGCACACCAACGATTACCCGGCTTACTTTAACGCCCTGCATAACAAACCGGTTATTATGGCCGATGATGCCACCGTGCATGAAGATACCCGCGAGTTTGCCGAAGGCTACCTGAAACCACTCCACATTGTTTCGATGATGGATTGCCCTATTAAGATTGGCGGCAAAACCATCGGGGTTATTTGCTGCGAGCAGCAGCAAACCCAGCGCCACTGGCAACCCGAAGATGCTTTATTTGTACAATCGCTTGCTGATATTATGGCCATGTGCCACCAGAATGAACGCATTAAAAACCTGCTGCGCCAGATACGCCATCAAAACCATGAGTTAATTGAAAAAACTAACTCCATCGAGACAATGAACGAAGAGCTTACCTCACTTAACGAAGAACTCATTTCGTTAAACGACCAGTTAACCGGCACCAACGAACGACTTGAACTGGCTGTAAAGAAACGAACCGAGGAGTTGGAATCCCAAAACAAACAACTTACCGAATATGCTTTCATTAACTCGCACCTGCTGCGCGCCCCGCTGGCACGCCTGCTGGGTATATCGCACCTGGTGGCTATGGAGGTGAGCACGGTTAAAGACAAGGAACTGCTCGAAGCCCTGCAGGTTTCAGCCAGAGAATTGGATGAGATAGTAAAAAAGATTTCGGAACTCCTTTATGCCGGCCACCCGATGAGCCGCGAAGATATTAACGCCATTGTGGATAAGAATTTTGCTAAACTGAATTAA
- the ccoS gene encoding cbb3-type cytochrome oxidase assembly protein CcoS: MKIIALLILISVSIAVVFLAIFYWSMKSGQYDDTYTPSVRMLFEDSKHPAKNKSGSANTKAG, translated from the coding sequence ATGAAAATTATCGCTTTACTCATACTGATTAGCGTTTCCATAGCGGTGGTCTTTCTTGCTATTTTTTACTGGAGCATGAAAAGCGGCCAGTACGATGACACCTATACCCCTTCGGTGCGGATGCTGTTTGAGGATTCAAAGCATCCGGCCAAGAACAAGTCGGGCAGTGCAAATACAAAGGCCGGGTAG
- a CDS encoding heavy metal translocating P-type ATPase metal-binding domain-containing protein: MEVQHDTIDVDVQCYHCGQPCEDVSWQDDKPFCCVGCKTVYEILSTNDLCEYYNYQQNPGIQLNKPVDESAYDYLNEPAIRQKLLTFNSDTFSRVNFFVPAIHCVSCIWLLENLKRLDGGIVKSEVNFARKQVVIDFNPEKISLARVASLMATVGYAPVITLDDDTEKAQHGRSFFTADKQLITKLAIAGFCFGNVMLFSFPEYLGLEGEDSLKEVFSWLNVLLSVPVLLYSGIDYLTSAWKSFKQRQINIDVPIAVGLIALFGRSLWEIITGYGPGYFDSFTGLVFFLLIGRWFQSKTYQSLAFDRDFKSYFPLAVQRRQGNEWKPVVIYELRMGDEIKIRNMEIVPADSTLLTGEGFMDYSFVTGESRPVKITPGSYVYAGGRLIGQPVTLRVDKETSQSHLTSLWNNAIFKKPLESRYRKILDKAAQRFTWIVLAIALITAGYWYLADASQVWLIVTAVLMVACPCALALTAPFTYGTMLRQFGRHGLYLKNADVIERMAGIDALVFDKTGTLTHGLKPQVDFVGRLSDNELANIRRLCSFSTHPLSTIISQALTQRGAGEVKDFKEIPAQGIEACINTDHYQVGSARFTGALPLADDSASVVFVSINEQPRGYFQIKTSVRENIEPMLRRWNRPVAMVSGDNDADKDRMKILFGADAQLLFNQNPHDKLNYVKELQQAGNKVLMLGDGLNDSGALKQADVGLAVTDDTGVFTPSCDGILQGDKLPLLDRFLHLAKSATTIVKSAFVLSFLYNAIALSFAVTGHLTPLIAAVLMPLSSISVVVFTTVSVNLVAARKFAL; encoded by the coding sequence ATGGAGGTACAGCACGACACGATTGATGTTGATGTTCAATGCTACCACTGCGGCCAGCCCTGCGAAGATGTTTCCTGGCAGGACGATAAGCCGTTTTGTTGCGTTGGCTGCAAAACAGTTTACGAAATACTCAGCACCAATGATTTATGCGAATACTATAATTATCAGCAAAACCCAGGTATCCAGTTAAACAAACCGGTTGATGAGTCGGCTTATGACTACCTGAATGAGCCGGCCATCCGCCAGAAACTGTTAACGTTTAATTCCGACACATTCAGCCGTGTAAATTTTTTTGTACCGGCTATCCATTGTGTGTCATGTATATGGCTGCTGGAGAACCTGAAACGTCTTGATGGAGGTATTGTAAAGTCGGAAGTGAACTTTGCCCGCAAGCAGGTGGTTATTGATTTTAATCCGGAAAAGATTTCGCTTGCACGTGTGGCTTCGCTGATGGCTACGGTGGGTTATGCACCGGTTATCACACTGGATGATGATACTGAAAAGGCACAACACGGCCGATCATTTTTTACTGCCGATAAACAACTCATAACCAAACTGGCCATTGCCGGTTTTTGCTTCGGCAATGTGATGTTGTTCAGCTTTCCGGAATACCTGGGGCTGGAAGGTGAGGACTCATTAAAAGAAGTTTTCTCCTGGTTGAACGTACTTCTGTCTGTACCGGTGCTGCTATACAGCGGTATCGACTATCTCACATCGGCCTGGAAAAGTTTTAAACAACGGCAGATTAACATTGATGTTCCAATTGCTGTTGGGCTTATCGCACTCTTCGGACGAAGCCTCTGGGAAATCATAACCGGCTACGGCCCGGGCTACTTCGATTCGTTTACCGGCCTGGTATTCTTCCTGCTGATTGGCCGCTGGTTTCAAAGCAAAACGTATCAAAGCCTTGCCTTCGATCGCGATTTCAAATCATACTTTCCGCTGGCTGTGCAGAGGCGACAGGGTAATGAATGGAAGCCGGTGGTTATCTACGAACTGCGCATGGGTGACGAGATCAAAATCAGGAACATGGAGATTGTGCCGGCCGACAGCACGTTGCTCACCGGTGAGGGTTTTATGGATTACAGTTTTGTAACGGGTGAGTCCAGACCGGTAAAAATTACTCCCGGCAGTTACGTTTATGCAGGAGGCCGGTTAATCGGCCAGCCGGTAACGTTGCGTGTGGACAAGGAAACATCGCAAAGCCACCTGACCAGCCTGTGGAATAATGCTATTTTTAAGAAACCCCTTGAGAGCCGTTATCGCAAAATTCTTGATAAGGCTGCGCAACGGTTTACCTGGATTGTACTTGCCATTGCACTGATAACAGCCGGCTACTGGTACCTGGCCGATGCCTCGCAGGTATGGCTTATTGTAACGGCCGTGCTAATGGTGGCCTGCCCGTGCGCCTTGGCGCTTACCGCACCATTTACCTACGGCACCATGCTGCGGCAATTTGGCCGGCATGGATTGTATTTAAAGAATGCCGATGTAATTGAACGCATGGCCGGTATTGATGCACTGGTGTTTGATAAAACAGGAACCCTTACACACGGTTTGAAACCGCAGGTTGATTTTGTGGGCAGGTTGAGCGATAACGAGTTGGCCAACATCAGGCGGTTATGCAGCTTCTCAACGCATCCGCTCAGCACCATCATCAGCCAGGCGCTTACCCAGCGGGGGGCAGGCGAAGTGAAGGACTTTAAAGAGATACCGGCACAGGGAATTGAGGCGTGTATCAATACCGATCACTATCAGGTAGGGTCGGCCCGCTTTACCGGAGCGCTGCCACTTGCCGATGATTCAGCTTCGGTGGTATTTGTAAGCATTAACGAACAGCCGCGCGGATATTTTCAGATTAAAACTTCCGTGAGGGAAAACATTGAGCCTATGCTAAGGAGGTGGAACCGGCCGGTGGCTATGGTTTCTGGTGATAACGATGCAGATAAAGACCGGATGAAGATACTGTTTGGTGCGGACGCACAACTGCTGTTTAATCAGAATCCGCACGATAAACTGAATTACGTAAAAGAATTGCAGCAAGCAGGTAACAAGGTATTGATGCTGGGCGATGGCCTGAACGACAGCGGGGCATTAAAGCAAGCCGATGTGGGCCTTGCTGTTACCGATGATACCGGGGTATTTACACCTTCGTGTGATGGTATTTTGCAGGGCGATAAACTTCCGCTGTTGGACAGGTTTCTGCATCTGGCCAAATCGGCAACCACTATTGTTAAATCAGCTTTTGTGCTATCGTTTTTGTATAACGCCATTGCATTGAGTTTTGCGGTTACCGGTCACCTCACCCCGTTAATAGCTGCTGTTTTAATGCCGCTCAGCAGCATCAGCGTGGTGGTGTTTACAACCGTTTCAGTTAACTTGGTGGCAGCAAGAAAATTTGCATTATGA
- a CDS encoding universal stress protein: MKKILVPCDFSEQAVNAFRFAVDVADQAKGEVHLVHVIELPVMHDSVLMPVMSFEEALLKELREKAEKEFKKLKDKYAGKLSVTSQVIFGATSRMITDYITDNAIELVVMGTKGASGVKEVLIGSNAEKVVRRSPVPVIAIKKYAKASSIKNIVFPNTLDTEKQEDLVMKVKALQNFFKAQIHIVWINTPTNFTPDRITFERLNAFAKRFMFKDFTVSVYNDPFEESGIINYTHAVKADMIAMGTHGRKGLAHILSGSVAEDVVNHVDCPIWTYALKK, encoded by the coding sequence ATGAAAAAGATCCTTGTTCCATGCGATTTTTCCGAGCAGGCCGTAAATGCCTTCCGGTTTGCAGTTGATGTTGCTGATCAGGCAAAAGGCGAAGTCCACCTGGTACATGTTATCGAATTGCCGGTCATGCACGACTCCGTACTCATGCCCGTGATGTCGTTTGAAGAAGCTTTATTGAAAGAGTTACGCGAAAAGGCAGAAAAAGAGTTTAAGAAGCTTAAAGATAAATATGCCGGTAAACTTAGCGTTACCAGCCAGGTTATTTTCGGGGCCACTTCGCGAATGATTACCGATTATATAACCGATAACGCTATTGAACTTGTTGTAATGGGCACCAAGGGAGCGAGCGGTGTTAAAGAGGTGCTCATCGGCTCCAATGCCGAAAAGGTAGTGCGCAGATCACCGGTTCCGGTTATAGCCATTAAAAAATATGCAAAGGCTTCCTCCATTAAAAACATTGTCTTTCCAAACACCCTGGATACCGAAAAGCAGGAAGACCTGGTGATGAAGGTAAAAGCGCTGCAAAATTTCTTCAAAGCACAAATTCACATTGTGTGGATTAACACACCCACTAATTTCACGCCCGACCGGATAACATTTGAGCGCCTTAATGCTTTTGCAAAGCGGTTTATGTTTAAGGATTTTACAGTGAGTGTTTATAACGATCCCTTTGAAGAATCAGGAATCATTAACTATACGCACGCTGTAAAAGCCGATATGATAGCCATGGGTACGCATGGTCGTAAAGGGTTGGCGCATATCCTGAGCGGCAGTGTGGCCGAAGATGTGGTAAACCATGTGGATTGCCCCATCTGGACGTATGCACTGAAGAAATAA
- a CDS encoding 1,4-dihydroxy-2-naphthoate polyprenyltransferase, translating into MNVKVWITAFRLRTLPLAIACIGMGGFLAASAGAFRWDIFFLCILTTIFLQILSNLSNDYGDSVHGADSEFRIGPQRAVQSGSIAPAQMRIAIGLFVLLCLTSGIALLLRAFGFNWNALLFFFGLGVLSIVAAIAYTVGRKPYGYVGLGDLSVLLFFGIVGVMGSAYLFTRQVNWLQLLPALSCGFFSMGVLNVNNIRDMESDRQAGKFSIPVRIGRKNAIRYHWFLIVGGLAAAIFYNVLLFKTPWQFLFLVTAPFFIYNVAMVSKRGPAELDPLLKQLAISTLLFVVWFGIGQLMI; encoded by the coding sequence ATGAACGTTAAAGTCTGGATTACTGCATTCCGCCTGCGTACGTTGCCGCTCGCTATAGCGTGTATCGGTATGGGCGGTTTTCTGGCTGCCTCAGCCGGGGCTTTTCGTTGGGATATTTTTTTTCTTTGCATCTTAACAACCATATTCCTTCAGATTCTTTCCAATCTTTCAAACGATTATGGCGATTCTGTACATGGGGCCGATAGTGAATTTCGCATCGGACCTCAGCGGGCCGTTCAATCGGGAAGTATCGCTCCGGCACAGATGCGAATAGCCATCGGATTGTTTGTATTGTTGTGCCTGACAAGCGGAATTGCACTATTGCTTCGTGCATTCGGTTTTAACTGGAATGCCCTCCTTTTCTTTTTTGGTTTGGGTGTGCTGAGCATCGTTGCGGCAATTGCTTACACGGTAGGAAGAAAGCCCTACGGTTATGTAGGTTTAGGCGACCTGTCGGTGCTGTTGTTCTTTGGAATTGTTGGCGTAATGGGCTCCGCGTACTTGTTTACACGTCAGGTTAACTGGCTTCAGTTGCTTCCTGCATTAAGTTGTGGGTTTTTTTCAATGGGAGTTTTAAATGTGAACAACATCCGCGATATGGAATCCGACAGGCAAGCCGGCAAATTTTCAATACCGGTTCGTATTGGCCGTAAAAATGCCATACGCTACCATTGGTTCCTTATTGTCGGAGGGCTGGCCGCAGCCATCTTTTATAATGTGTTGCTGTTTAAAACACCCTGGCAGTTTCTCTTCCTGGTAACAGCACCCTTCTTTATTTATAATGTGGCTATGGTAAGCAAAAGAGGCCCGGCCGAACTGGACCCACTGTTGAAGCAACTGGCTATTTCAACCCTGTTATTCGTTGTTTGGTTCGGAATCGGACAGTTGATGATATAA
- a CDS encoding DoxX family protein, whose translation MIRKIFSATPLYPDAGLLLLRFFSAFLMYYGYDKLINFSEKAAYWPDPLHVGGGVSLGLTIFAELVCPVFIILGLQMRLALVPAILNMCFAILIGHAGQPFLAREHAFSFLVPFVVLFFTGPGKYSLDAGIHK comes from the coding sequence ATGATTCGCAAAATTTTCAGCGCAACCCCGTTATATCCTGATGCCGGGTTACTCCTGTTGCGCTTTTTTTCAGCATTCCTCATGTACTATGGATACGATAAGCTGATTAATTTTTCAGAAAAGGCCGCTTACTGGCCTGATCCTTTGCATGTTGGAGGTGGGGTATCATTAGGGCTTACCATTTTTGCGGAATTGGTCTGTCCGGTTTTTATTATTCTGGGTTTGCAGATGCGACTGGCGTTGGTACCGGCAATACTAAATATGTGTTTTGCCATTCTTATAGGGCATGCCGGGCAACCCTTTCTTGCACGCGAACACGCCTTCTCTTTTCTTGTCCCGTTTGTGGTATTGTTTTTTACCGGTCCGGGCAAATATTCGCTTGATGCAGGCATTCATAAATAA
- a CDS encoding glutathione peroxidase, which yields MNLIKVILALLILMGLGALLSNKFSGREPIVSAGSVYDFKAKALSGKEIDFTRYRGKKLLIVNTASKCGKTPQYADLQKLHEQHGDRVVVLGFPANNFLWQEPGSNKAIAEFCERNYGVTFQMFEKISVKGNDQHPLFAWLQSKTGKKPDWNFAKYLVSEDGQTVTYFNSGIRVFDKPILDSIL from the coding sequence ATGAACTTAATTAAAGTCATACTGGCCTTACTGATTCTTATGGGCTTGGGCGCACTCCTTTCAAATAAATTTTCCGGCCGTGAACCGATTGTGAGTGCCGGGTCAGTTTATGATTTTAAAGCAAAAGCTCTTTCGGGGAAGGAGATAGATTTTACACGCTATCGCGGAAAAAAACTGCTGATTGTTAACACGGCTTCTAAATGCGGAAAGACTCCTCAATATGCCGATTTACAAAAATTACACGAGCAGCATGGCGACAGGGTAGTGGTACTGGGCTTCCCGGCCAATAACTTTTTGTGGCAGGAGCCTGGCTCAAACAAAGCCATAGCCGAATTCTGTGAACGAAACTATGGGGTAACCTTTCAGATGTTTGAGAAAATTTCGGTGAAAGGAAACGATCAGCACCCGCTATTTGCCTGGCTCCAAAGCAAAACCGGCAAGAAGCCCGACTGGAACTTTGCCAAATACCTGGTGAGTGAAGACGGACAAACGGTAACCTATTTCAACTCCGGCATCAGGGTTTTTGATAAACCCATTCTGGACAGCATTCTGTAG
- a CDS encoding glutathione peroxidase: MTSATIYDFKVNSIDGEPIDFARYKGKNLLIVNVASKCGYTPQYADLEKLHETYGNKVVVLGFPANNFGGQEPGTNAEIAEFCQKNYGVKFQMFEKISVKGDDQHALYKWLKEKTGSEPTWNFCKYLVKADGTVKFFNSKVKPLDPQIIDELN, encoded by the coding sequence ATGACCTCCGCTACTATTTATGATTTCAAAGTGAACTCTATTGATGGGGAGCCTATCGACTTTGCCCGCTACAAAGGCAAAAACCTGCTGATTGTTAATGTGGCCTCGAAGTGCGGGTACACCCCGCAATATGCCGATCTGGAGAAACTCCACGAAACCTATGGCAATAAGGTGGTGGTGCTGGGATTTCCGGCCAACAACTTTGGCGGTCAGGAGCCGGGTACCAATGCCGAGATTGCCGAGTTCTGCCAGAAAAACTATGGTGTTAAATTTCAGATGTTTGAAAAGATTTCGGTTAAGGGCGATGATCAGCATGCACTGTATAAATGGCTTAAAGAAAAAACCGGCAGCGAGCCCACCTGGAATTTCTGCAAGTACCTGGTGAAAGCCGATGGCACCGTGAAGTTTTTTAATTCCAAGGTTAAGCCACTCGATCCGCAGATTATTGATGAACTTAATTAA
- a CDS encoding GNAT family N-acetyltransferase: MKYLLTNQQTERLWFREVQAGDYPDWLTFFEDPRTQQHWEGVFGTPEEECTRWYESQYARYREDRGGMNALIKKDTGELIGHAGLLVQQVDGVEELEVAYSLLPKFWHQGFATEAARKCKRYAFEQNFAESLISIITVPNLPSQQVARRNGMEIEKQTIYKNNPVYIFRIFKPIIR, from the coding sequence CTTACCAATCAGCAAACCGAACGCTTGTGGTTTCGTGAAGTACAAGCCGGGGATTACCCGGATTGGTTAACGTTCTTTGAAGACCCGCGTACGCAGCAACATTGGGAGGGCGTTTTCGGAACACCCGAGGAAGAGTGTACACGCTGGTACGAAAGCCAGTATGCGCGTTACCGGGAAGATCGCGGAGGAATGAATGCGCTTATCAAAAAAGATACAGGCGAATTAATAGGCCATGCCGGTTTGCTGGTGCAGCAGGTTGATGGTGTTGAAGAACTGGAAGTAGCCTATTCGCTGTTGCCAAAATTCTGGCATCAGGGTTTTGCCACCGAAGCAGCACGCAAATGCAAAAGGTATGCTTTTGAACAAAACTTTGCTGAATCGCTTATTTCCATCATCACCGTTCCCAACCTTCCCTCGCAACAGGTAGCCAGGCGCAACGGTATGGAAATTGAAAAACAAACCATTTATAAAAATAACCCGGTATATATTTTCCGCATTTTTAAGCCAATAATCCGTTAA